A window from Nitrospiraceae bacterium encodes these proteins:
- the argF gene encoding ornithine carbamoyltransferase, with product MKTVHTMKKDLLDVAAVSKAEIEHLLKLAATLKDRQRRGILHSLLPGKTLGLLFQKPSTRTRVSFEAGMNQLGGHALVLHMADIQLSRGESIADTARVLSRYLDGIVIRTYDHATVEEWAAEATMPVINGLTDLSHPCQALSDLMTIQEKKGRLRGVKIAYIGDGNNVANSLIEAAAKMGMTIALGCPVGYQPDQHVVDVARIEATKTGAVIEIGQDPHVAAKEADVIYADVWISMGREREQARRLKVLAPYQVNSRLLHRAKPDAIVMHCLPAHRGEEITAEVLDGPQSVIIDQAENRLHMQKAILVTLLGKGRRKK from the coding sequence ATGAAGACCGTCCACACGATGAAGAAAGACCTGCTCGACGTCGCGGCTGTGAGCAAGGCTGAGATCGAGCACCTGCTCAAGCTGGCGGCGACCCTCAAGGATCGGCAGCGACGGGGAATTCTCCACTCCTTGCTGCCCGGCAAAACGCTGGGGTTGCTGTTCCAGAAACCTTCGACGCGGACCAGAGTGTCGTTCGAAGCGGGCATGAATCAATTGGGCGGCCATGCCCTGGTGTTGCATATGGCCGACATTCAACTCTCGCGGGGCGAAAGCATCGCGGACACGGCGCGGGTGCTGTCACGGTATCTCGATGGGATCGTCATTCGCACGTACGACCATGCGACCGTAGAAGAGTGGGCGGCAGAAGCGACGATGCCGGTTATCAACGGCTTGACGGATCTCAGCCATCCGTGCCAAGCCCTTTCAGACCTCATGACGATTCAGGAAAAGAAAGGGCGATTACGGGGTGTCAAGATCGCGTACATCGGAGACGGGAACAACGTCGCCAATTCCTTGATCGAAGCGGCCGCGAAGATGGGAATGACGATCGCCCTCGGTTGTCCTGTGGGGTATCAACCGGATCAGCATGTCGTCGATGTGGCGCGGATCGAAGCGACGAAAACCGGCGCGGTGATCGAAATCGGGCAGGATCCCCATGTAGCAGCGAAAGAGGCCGACGTGATCTATGCCGACGTGTGGATCAGTATGGGACGGGAGCGAGAGCAGGCCCGTCGATTGAAAGTCTTGGCCCCCTATCAAGTGAACAGCCGCCTGCTGCACCGGGCCAAACCGGATGCGATCGTCATGCATTGTTTGCCGGCTCACCGGGGAGAAGAAATCACCGCTGAGGTGCTCGATGGGCCGCAATCCGTCATCATCGACCAGGCGGAAAACCGGCTGCACATGCAGAAAGCGATCTTAGTGACGCTGCTCGGAAAGGGAAGAAGGAAGAAGTGA
- the dapA gene encoding 4-hydroxy-tetrahydrodipicolinate synthase — translation MFTGSLVAIVTPFRKGKIDEQTFGSLIEWQIANGTNGIVPCGTTGESATLSHEEHHRVVELTVEIVNRRVPVIAGTGSNSTDEAIALTRHAKQAKADGALLITPYYNKPTQEGLYRHYKAVAESVDIPLVLYNIPGRTGVNMLPATIARLSAIKSVVGVKEGSGSVQQASDIVQMCGERLTVLAGDDALTLPMMAVGGKGVITVTANVVPAEMANLVKTFMAGKVDEARRIHFKLSPLFAALFYETNPIPVKEALGMMGKIDPELRLPLCAMATDTRDKLARVLKDMGLI, via the coding sequence ATGTTTACCGGTTCACTGGTGGCCATTGTCACTCCCTTTCGGAAAGGGAAGATCGATGAGCAGACCTTTGGCTCGTTGATCGAATGGCAGATTGCCAACGGGACGAACGGAATCGTCCCCTGCGGTACGACGGGCGAGTCTGCGACCCTTTCGCACGAAGAACACCACCGCGTCGTTGAGTTGACCGTAGAAATTGTGAACCGGCGTGTGCCGGTCATTGCCGGGACGGGATCAAACAGCACGGACGAGGCGATTGCGCTCACCAGACATGCGAAGCAAGCCAAGGCAGACGGAGCCCTTCTCATCACACCGTACTACAACAAGCCGACGCAGGAAGGGCTCTACCGGCATTATAAGGCGGTCGCGGAGTCAGTGGATATTCCGTTGGTGCTGTACAACATTCCAGGACGTACCGGCGTCAACATGTTGCCGGCCACCATCGCCAGGCTGTCCGCGATCAAGAGTGTTGTCGGCGTCAAGGAAGGCAGTGGATCGGTCCAGCAAGCATCGGACATCGTGCAGATGTGCGGGGAACGCCTCACGGTCCTAGCGGGCGACGATGCCTTGACACTTCCCATGATGGCGGTCGGAGGCAAGGGTGTGATTACCGTGACCGCCAATGTCGTACCGGCGGAAATGGCCAATCTGGTCAAGACGTTCATGGCGGGAAAAGTTGACGAAGCTCGGAGGATTCATTTTAAACTGTCCCCGCTGTTTGCCGCTCTCTTTTACGAGACCAATCCGATTCCGGTGAAAGAAGCGCTCGGCATGATGGGAAAGATCGATCCCGAACTGCGGCTGCCGCTCTGTGCGATGGCGACAGATACCCGCGACAAACTCGCCCGCGTCCTCAAGGACATGGGCCTCATCTAG
- the argH gene encoding argininosuccinate lyase — MTPRKGRTDRRTIAGKAWGGRFRAKTHRLVEAFSASVGFDYRLYAQDVQGSVAHCKTLERARVLSRGETRTIVRGLESVKTELDRGRFRFLLSDEDIHMAIERRLTELIGPLGGKLHTGRSRNDQVALDIRLYLREQLDQLVDQLTEFQRTLLAKAKGNRTVPMPGYTHLQRAQPVLMAHHLLAYVEMLERDKERVRDARVRLNVMPLGSGALAGSNYPIDRRYTALLLGFPAITQNSLDAVSDRDFMIEVASVLAIIMMHLSRLSEELILWSSQEFHFVDLPDAFCTGSSMMPQKKNPDVPELVRGKAGRVYGQLMNLLTMLKALPLSYNRDLQEDKPALFDALDTVQSSVQILTELMRRVKINREALRHAVSGGGMLATEVADYLVTRGMPFREAHAVTGRVVRAALDQGRDLSDFSLEELRAFSDRFEKGVLARLGIMAAIDRKAQIGGTARTQVDRRIKELERMLS, encoded by the coding sequence ATGACGCCACGGAAGGGACGCACGGATCGACGCACAATCGCCGGTAAGGCCTGGGGCGGAAGGTTTCGAGCCAAGACCCATCGGCTGGTGGAGGCGTTTTCGGCCTCAGTCGGGTTTGACTATCGGCTCTACGCGCAAGATGTCCAGGGCAGTGTCGCGCACTGCAAGACCTTGGAGAGGGCCCGCGTTCTGTCCAGAGGAGAGACGCGCACCATCGTTCGCGGACTTGAATCGGTGAAGACCGAGCTGGACCGGGGACGGTTTCGCTTTCTGTTATCCGACGAAGATATTCATATGGCCATTGAACGCCGACTGACCGAGCTGATAGGCCCTTTGGGAGGAAAACTCCATACGGGACGAAGCCGCAACGACCAGGTGGCGTTGGACATACGGCTGTATCTGCGGGAACAACTGGATCAGCTTGTCGATCAGCTGACCGAGTTTCAACGTACGCTACTGGCCAAGGCCAAGGGAAATCGAACTGTGCCCATGCCGGGCTACACCCATCTCCAACGGGCCCAGCCCGTGCTGATGGCCCATCACTTGTTGGCCTATGTGGAGATGCTGGAGCGCGACAAGGAACGAGTACGGGACGCGCGCGTGCGACTGAACGTCATGCCGTTGGGGTCCGGGGCCTTGGCTGGCTCGAACTATCCGATCGATCGACGGTACACCGCGTTATTGCTCGGGTTTCCAGCCATCACACAGAATAGCTTGGATGCGGTCTCCGATCGTGATTTCATGATCGAAGTGGCGTCGGTCCTGGCGATCATCATGATGCACCTGTCGCGATTAAGTGAAGAATTGATCCTGTGGTCGTCGCAGGAATTTCACTTCGTCGATCTGCCGGATGCGTTTTGCACCGGCAGTAGTATGATGCCGCAGAAGAAGAACCCCGATGTGCCCGAGTTAGTACGAGGCAAGGCTGGCCGGGTGTATGGACAGCTGATGAATCTCCTCACGATGTTGAAAGCCCTGCCGTTGAGTTATAATCGGGACCTCCAGGAGGACAAGCCGGCCCTCTTCGACGCGCTCGATACGGTGCAGAGTTCCGTGCAAATCTTGACCGAATTGATGCGTCGCGTGAAGATCAATCGGGAGGCTCTCCGGCATGCCGTTTCAGGGGGCGGAATGTTGGCCACGGAAGTTGCCGACTACCTGGTGACCAGAGGCATGCCGTTTCGCGAGGCCCATGCGGTCACGGGCCGGGTGGTCCGGGCCGCGTTGGATCAAGGGCGTGACCTCTCAGATTTTTCGTTAGAGGAACTTCGAGCCTTCTCCGACCGATTTGAAAAAGGGGTACTGGCTCGCTTGGGAATTATGGCGGCAATCGATCGGAAGGCCCAAATTGGAGGGACCGCACGCACTCAGGTAGATCGTCGCATTAAAGAGCTTGAGCGGATGCTTTCGTGA
- a CDS encoding DUF2628 domain-containing protein — translation MKTCSQCRQPNEADANYCFHCGTTLTTTKAETETESPPAPHVSTSDEALWHRFIGPHADRYLVQFKKFGPANSPRFALTWNWPAFLFVSFLWFLYRKMYLYALVYAIGPMISAYLTGDMTVGLAWSMIAGATANYVYYWHCREQIAEIKKQGWTNPEGQDQALKEAGGVQPYVIYVGIAFYALFIMMMVKLIQEGDLDGERSPGKPAKPTAANNA, via the coding sequence ATGAAAACCTGTTCCCAGTGTCGCCAACCAAATGAAGCCGACGCCAATTATTGTTTCCACTGTGGAACGACGCTGACTACGACGAAAGCCGAAACAGAAACGGAGTCGCCGCCCGCTCCTCACGTTTCTACGTCTGACGAAGCCCTTTGGCATAGATTCATCGGCCCTCACGCTGATCGTTATCTGGTCCAATTCAAAAAATTCGGCCCCGCCAACAGTCCCCGGTTCGCCCTGACGTGGAATTGGCCGGCGTTTTTGTTCGTCTCGTTTCTATGGTTTCTCTACCGCAAGATGTATCTCTATGCCTTGGTGTATGCGATCGGACCGATGATCTCGGCCTACCTGACCGGCGACATGACAGTCGGCCTTGCCTGGAGCATGATCGCCGGCGCCACCGCCAATTATGTCTACTATTGGCATTGCCGGGAGCAGATTGCGGAAATCAAGAAACAGGGATGGACGAACCCGGAGGGGCAGGATCAGGCCCTCAAGGAAGCAGGCGGCGTGCAGCCGTACGTGATCTATGTCGGTATTGCCTTCTACGCCCTGTTCATTATGATGATGGTCAAGTTAATTCAAGAGGGCGACCTCGATGGCGAACGATCGCCCGGAAAACCAGCCAAGCCGACAGCTGCAAACAATGCGTGA
- the dapB gene encoding 4-hydroxy-tetrahydrodipicolinate reductase, protein MIKVIVAGAAGRMGCRLVALVKESTALALAGAIEGKGHHALGEDAGETAGSGRVGVSITDDLSALLDRGEVVIDFSAPEATLHHLRAVAEHRRAMVIGTTGFSAAEMEEVRTLARQVPCVCSPNMSVGVNLMYKVIGEMAKTLGDEYDIEVIEAHHRLKKDAPSGTALKIAEVLARAVNRDLNQVGVYARKGLIGERKKGEIGIQTIRAGDIIGDHTILFGGMGERIEVTHRATSRDTFARGALRAARWVVRQPPGFYDMMDVLGLR, encoded by the coding sequence ATGATCAAGGTCATTGTTGCAGGAGCCGCCGGCCGAATGGGGTGCCGATTGGTGGCCCTGGTGAAAGAGTCGACTGCCTTGGCTCTTGCGGGGGCGATCGAAGGCAAGGGACATCATGCGTTGGGAGAGGATGCCGGCGAAACAGCCGGAAGTGGTCGCGTCGGGGTCTCGATCACCGATGACCTTTCGGCTTTGTTAGACCGAGGGGAAGTCGTCATCGATTTTTCAGCTCCGGAGGCCACCCTTCACCATCTCCGTGCAGTCGCCGAGCACCGCCGGGCGATGGTCATCGGCACAACGGGGTTTTCGGCTGCTGAGATGGAGGAAGTCAGAACACTGGCTCGCCAGGTTCCCTGCGTCTGTTCTCCCAACATGAGTGTGGGAGTGAACTTGATGTACAAGGTGATCGGCGAGATGGCCAAGACGCTCGGAGATGAATACGACATCGAGGTGATCGAAGCCCATCATCGGTTGAAGAAAGATGCGCCCAGCGGGACGGCCCTCAAGATCGCCGAAGTGCTCGCGAGAGCCGTGAATCGCGATTTAAATCAGGTCGGGGTCTATGCGCGGAAGGGCCTCATCGGTGAGCGGAAGAAGGGCGAGATCGGCATTCAAACGATTCGTGCGGGAGATATTATCGGCGATCATACCATCCTCTTCGGCGGCATGGGTGAACGGATCGAAGTGACGCATCGGGCCACTAGTCGAGACACCTTTGCACGAGGCGCATTGCGAGCGGCCCGTTGGGTTGTTCGACAACCACCCGGCTTCTACGACATGATGGACGTGCTGGGCCTTCGGTAG
- a CDS encoding radical SAM protein translates to MELIQPTKQGQRTVLQKGTRLLLVDPYPRNNPYHLTASERRAVWFPKLSLPTIAAYTPENWDVDLVDEAVEDIDFDDPCDMVGLSIMTCYAPRAYEIAAEFRKRGKTVVMGGVHPTYCPDEALQHADAIVCGEAEDLWPQLVADYEAGKMQRMYKMTSFPALDHYKSPRVELLSPDAYMTRQCSFTTRGCHFDCEFCSVSPFNGKTTRRRPVEEVVTELQHVQRWIRSELVERMRDEPLWKAFVTALRIRVGIEDGSIVAFVDDLHNSNRAYCRELWTALKPLKLKWGCQSTLFLADDEEMVKLAAESGCVSVFVGMESLDEDCLDETNKPFNRVHKFSQEIKMFHDYGIMVNPGIVFGFDNDDESVFERAVDFLTKNQVELAYFNVLTPLPGTALFDRYNNAGRIFDRDWAKYDGKHVVFQPSRMTPEQLQEGFYWANHQFYSLPSIWKRLSGTNQRLVARWEMNREFRKLVKRSCPKGSLSPLASVLKNLQAKLPVLDADHLIPSALHALKQRFDPKAIVPQSLALNIKTKRHDKFAALFVDLEGTLDRLNAQELLARIKHAAEQAKMDVIVNFEHLKLATPDALKALMDSDAIKAAIPHVKLRYRKFKDAFEASLQGFSLSGLEFLSEDLQDA, encoded by the coding sequence ATGGAGCTTATCCAACCAACCAAACAGGGGCAACGAACGGTGCTTCAGAAGGGTACGCGTCTGCTACTCGTTGATCCCTATCCACGGAATAATCCATATCATCTGACTGCTTCGGAGCGACGGGCGGTCTGGTTTCCTAAACTCAGTTTGCCCACCATCGCCGCCTACACGCCGGAGAACTGGGACGTCGATCTCGTCGATGAAGCGGTCGAGGACATCGACTTTGATGACCCCTGCGACATGGTCGGCCTGTCTATCATGACGTGCTACGCTCCACGCGCCTATGAGATTGCCGCGGAATTCCGCAAGAGGGGGAAGACGGTGGTCATGGGGGGCGTCCATCCGACCTATTGTCCCGATGAAGCCTTACAGCATGCCGACGCCATTGTATGTGGTGAAGCGGAAGACCTCTGGCCTCAGCTGGTGGCCGACTATGAGGCGGGGAAGATGCAGCGGATGTACAAGATGACGAGTTTTCCCGCGCTGGACCATTACAAGAGCCCGCGCGTCGAGTTGCTGAGCCCCGATGCCTATATGACGAGGCAGTGTAGTTTTACGACTCGTGGCTGTCACTTTGATTGCGAGTTCTGCAGCGTCTCCCCCTTTAACGGCAAGACAACGCGACGACGGCCGGTGGAAGAGGTCGTGACGGAACTCCAGCACGTCCAACGCTGGATTCGCAGTGAGCTGGTGGAGCGTATGCGCGACGAGCCCCTGTGGAAGGCGTTTGTCACCGCGCTCAGGATTCGCGTCGGCATCGAGGATGGCAGCATCGTGGCGTTCGTCGACGATTTGCACAACAGTAATCGCGCCTATTGCCGTGAACTCTGGACGGCGCTGAAACCCCTCAAACTCAAATGGGGATGCCAGTCGACTCTCTTCCTGGCCGATGACGAAGAGATGGTCAAATTGGCTGCGGAGAGTGGCTGCGTGTCGGTCTTCGTCGGGATGGAGTCGCTCGATGAAGATTGCCTTGATGAGACCAATAAGCCGTTCAATCGCGTCCACAAGTTTTCCCAAGAGATCAAGATGTTCCATGACTATGGCATCATGGTCAATCCTGGAATCGTCTTCGGGTTCGATAACGATGACGAATCCGTTTTTGAGCGGGCGGTTGACTTTCTGACCAAAAACCAAGTGGAGCTGGCCTACTTTAACGTGTTGACACCGTTGCCGGGGACCGCGCTCTTCGACCGATATAATAATGCGGGTCGGATCTTCGATCGTGATTGGGCAAAGTACGACGGCAAGCACGTCGTCTTCCAGCCCAGCCGCATGACCCCAGAGCAACTTCAGGAAGGGTTCTATTGGGCCAACCATCAATTCTATTCGCTTCCCTCGATTTGGAAGCGGCTTTCCGGCACGAACCAGCGGCTTGTGGCGCGGTGGGAAATGAATCGGGAATTTCGTAAGCTGGTCAAGCGATCCTGCCCCAAGGGCTCACTGTCGCCCTTGGCGTCGGTGCTGAAAAATCTGCAGGCCAAACTGCCGGTGCTGGATGCCGATCACCTGATTCCCAGCGCGCTGCATGCGCTGAAGCAGCGGTTCGATCCCAAGGCTATCGTGCCGCAGAGCCTTGCGCTCAACATCAAGACGAAACGGCACGACAAATTTGCCGCTCTCTTCGTGGACCTTGAAGGAACGTTAGATCGGTTGAACGCCCAAGAGCTGCTTGCACGGATCAAGCATGCTGCCGAGCAGGCGAAGATGGATGTCATCGTGAATTTCGAACACCTCAAGCTCGCGACGCCGGACGCCTTGAAAGCGTTGATGGATTCGGATGCCATCAAGGCGGCGATCCCGCACGTGAAGCTTCGCTATCGTAAATTCAAGGATGCCTTCGAAGCGTCGCTCCAGGGCTTTTCGCTCAGCGGTCTCGAGTTTTTGAGTGAGGATTTACAGGATGCATAG
- the lysA gene encoding diaminopimelate decarboxylase has translation MHSFEYREGELYCEQVPVSRIVKELGTPCYIYSHATLVRHFQVYDRAFAATPHIIAFAMKANSNLAILRLMAKEGSGVDIVSGGELFRALKAGVPPSKIVFAGVGKNAEEIRDALKADILMFNVESSAELQTINEVAASVGKKARVALRINPDIDPKTHPYISTGLKKSKFGIAADRALDEFKLASSLSHIDMVGVHKHIGSQLTEVTPFVEALKKVLKLVEVLRGSGINIRYLNIGGGLGITYSDETPPMPQDLADAISPLVRGLNVTMIMEPGRVIVGNAGILVTKVLYMKEGEAKKFVIVDAAMNDLIRPSLYGAYHEIRPLSEAVLHRGKYQVDVVGPVCESGDFLAKDRSLPDVHPGEVLAVMSAGAYGFVMSSNYNSRPRVPEALVKDGEIHVIRARESYDDLVKGEKIPAFLE, from the coding sequence ATGCATAGTTTCGAGTATCGGGAGGGTGAGCTATATTGCGAGCAGGTGCCGGTCAGCCGGATCGTCAAGGAGTTGGGCACTCCCTGCTACATCTATAGCCACGCGACCCTCGTACGCCATTTTCAGGTCTACGACCGCGCGTTTGCAGCAACCCCCCATATCATCGCCTTCGCGATGAAGGCGAATTCCAACCTGGCCATCCTTCGTCTCATGGCGAAGGAGGGCAGCGGTGTCGATATTGTATCGGGTGGCGAACTGTTTCGTGCCCTGAAGGCTGGTGTACCGCCGTCCAAGATCGTATTTGCCGGCGTGGGCAAGAACGCCGAAGAAATTCGCGATGCGCTCAAGGCCGATATCCTCATGTTCAACGTCGAGTCATCAGCCGAATTGCAGACCATCAACGAGGTGGCAGCGTCAGTGGGAAAGAAAGCGCGCGTGGCGTTGCGGATCAATCCGGACATCGATCCCAAAACACATCCCTACATTTCCACCGGTCTGAAGAAGAGCAAGTTCGGGATCGCCGCTGATCGGGCCCTGGATGAGTTCAAGCTCGCATCCTCGCTCAGTCACATCGACATGGTGGGGGTGCACAAACATATCGGCTCACAGCTGACGGAAGTGACTCCCTTCGTTGAGGCCCTCAAGAAAGTCTTGAAACTCGTCGAGGTGCTGAGAGGCAGCGGGATCAACATCCGGTATCTGAACATCGGCGGCGGCCTCGGGATTACGTATTCGGACGAGACCCCTCCCATGCCACAGGACCTTGCCGACGCGATTTCACCATTGGTGCGCGGCCTCAACGTCACGATGATTATGGAACCGGGCCGGGTCATCGTCGGCAATGCCGGGATTCTTGTCACCAAGGTGCTGTACATGAAGGAGGGGGAAGCGAAGAAGTTCGTGATCGTCGATGCGGCCATGAACGATCTGATTCGGCCGAGTCTGTACGGCGCCTATCACGAGATTCGTCCATTGTCTGAAGCGGTGTTGCACCGCGGCAAATATCAGGTCGATGTCGTGGGTCCTGTCTGTGAGTCGGGGGATTTTCTCGCGAAAGATCGGTCGTTGCCGGATGTCCACCCGGGCGAGGTGTTGGCCGTCATGAGTGCCGGTGCATACGGGTTCGTGATGTCGTCCAATTACAATTCCCGTCCTCGCGTGCCCGAAGCCTTGGTCAAGGACGGAGAGATTCACGTGATCCGAGCGCGCGAGAGTTATGACGATTTGGTCAAGGGTGAAAAGATTCCCGCCTTTTTAGAATAG
- a CDS encoding acetylornithine transaminase → MPTDELKDDASRYLMQTYARQPLSIVRGRGTKVYDLEGREYIDFVGGIAVNILGHGHPDLVLAIQRQAQQLIHTSNLYYTEPQVKLARVLVDHSFADKVFFCNSGAEANEAAIKLARRYAHDKYGDGRYEIITMKNSFHGRTMATLTATGQEKVQKGYDPLVPGFRYVTFNSLTEMEQAVSNETAAIMLEPIQGEGGVYVADRTYLAGLRELCARKDILLIFDEVQTGMGRTGTLFAYEQFGVQPDIMTLAKGLGGGVPIGACLAIDAVAKVFGPGSHASTFGGNPLACAAALAVFRVLLEGRVLDHARRMGEYLAKGLAECRDRHRIVRDVRGLGLLQGMELDIDAKTVVSECVTRGLLINSTSERVVRFVPPLIITQREIDRLLEVLSQVFSKHAGTETRVHEA, encoded by the coding sequence ATGCCGACCGATGAACTAAAAGATGATGCGAGCCGCTACCTCATGCAGACCTATGCGCGCCAGCCTCTGTCTATTGTGCGGGGGCGTGGGACCAAGGTCTACGACCTTGAGGGACGAGAATACATCGACTTCGTGGGTGGCATCGCGGTGAATATTTTAGGCCATGGGCACCCGGATCTCGTCCTTGCAATCCAACGGCAGGCCCAGCAACTGATCCACACCTCCAACCTGTACTACACCGAGCCCCAAGTAAAGCTTGCGCGGGTGCTGGTCGACCATTCGTTTGCCGATAAAGTGTTTTTCTGTAATAGCGGGGCGGAAGCCAACGAAGCGGCGATCAAGCTCGCGCGTCGCTATGCTCATGACAAATACGGGGATGGGCGGTACGAAATTATCACGATGAAGAACTCCTTCCACGGCCGCACGATGGCGACGCTGACGGCAACTGGTCAAGAGAAGGTACAGAAGGGCTATGATCCGCTCGTGCCCGGGTTCCGCTATGTCACGTTCAACAGTTTGACTGAGATGGAGCAGGCGGTTAGCAACGAGACGGCGGCAATCATGCTCGAGCCGATTCAAGGCGAGGGTGGAGTCTATGTGGCGGATCGTACCTATCTCGCCGGTCTCCGGGAGCTCTGTGCCCGGAAGGATATTCTGTTGATTTTCGATGAAGTGCAGACCGGCATGGGCAGGACCGGGACGCTCTTTGCCTACGAGCAGTTTGGGGTGCAGCCGGATATCATGACCCTGGCCAAGGGGTTAGGGGGCGGTGTGCCAATCGGGGCTTGCCTTGCGATCGACGCTGTGGCCAAGGTCTTTGGACCTGGCTCCCACGCGTCGACGTTCGGGGGAAATCCGCTTGCCTGTGCCGCTGCGCTTGCCGTGTTTCGCGTATTGCTGGAAGGCCGAGTGCTCGACCACGCGCGCCGGATGGGAGAATATTTGGCGAAAGGCTTGGCTGAATGCAGAGATCGCCACCGAATCGTGCGGGACGTGCGCGGCCTCGGGCTGCTTCAGGGAATGGAACTCGACATCGATGCAAAGACAGTGGTGAGCGAATGCGTCACCCGCGGCCTCTTGATTAACAGCACCAGCGAGCGCGTGGTGCGCTTTGTCCCCCCGCTGATTATCACGCAGCGTGAGATCGACCGTCTTCTTGAGGTGCTCTCACAGGTCTTCAGCAAGCATGCGGGAACCGAGACACGTGTGCACGAGGCGTAG
- a CDS encoding argininosuccinate synthase has protein sequence MTKRTIKKVVLAYSGGLDTSVILKWLQETYGCEVVAFCADLGQGEDLKAVKSKAQTLGVKSVYVEDLRETFVKDHVFPMLRANAVYEGSYLLGTSIARPLIARRQIEIAKKEGAEAVSHGATGKGNDQVRFELTYMSLEPTIRIIAPWREWEFKARRELIEYAERHGIPVTATKAKPYSMDLNLFHVSYEGGILEDPWEAPPDEIFQMTVSPERAPDKAQEIEIEYEAGDPLAVDGKKMSGATLLAHLNKLGGAHGIGRVDLVENRYVGMKSRGVYETPGGTILHAAHRGLESLTMDREVLHLRDSLIPRYAELVYYGYWYSPEREMIQRTMDEAQKDVTGTVRVKLYKGNCTVVGRKSRNSLYRLDIATFEEDEVYRQKDAEGFIRLNALRLAIRAQRRKASS, from the coding sequence GTGACGAAGCGCACGATCAAGAAAGTAGTGCTGGCCTATTCCGGCGGCCTGGATACGTCCGTGATCCTGAAGTGGCTCCAAGAGACCTACGGGTGTGAGGTTGTGGCGTTTTGCGCTGATTTGGGCCAAGGCGAGGATCTCAAGGCTGTCAAATCGAAGGCCCAGACACTCGGCGTGAAGAGCGTCTATGTGGAAGACCTCCGCGAGACCTTCGTGAAGGACCACGTCTTCCCGATGTTACGGGCGAACGCGGTGTATGAAGGCAGTTATCTGCTCGGGACGTCGATTGCCCGCCCTCTGATCGCGCGGCGGCAGATCGAAATCGCCAAGAAAGAAGGGGCCGAGGCTGTGTCGCATGGCGCCACCGGCAAAGGAAACGATCAAGTGCGATTCGAGCTGACGTACATGTCCTTGGAGCCGACGATCAGGATCATCGCCCCTTGGCGCGAATGGGAATTCAAGGCGCGGCGTGAGTTGATCGAATATGCCGAGCGACACGGCATTCCCGTGACGGCGACCAAGGCAAAACCCTACAGCATGGATCTCAATCTCTTCCATGTGAGCTATGAGGGCGGGATTTTGGAGGACCCGTGGGAAGCACCTCCGGATGAAATCTTCCAAATGACGGTGTCGCCCGAGCGAGCGCCGGATAAGGCCCAGGAAATCGAGATCGAGTACGAGGCTGGCGATCCGCTCGCAGTCGACGGCAAGAAGATGAGCGGGGCGACGCTCCTGGCCCATCTCAACAAGCTCGGTGGAGCCCATGGGATCGGTCGGGTCGATCTCGTCGAGAATCGGTACGTCGGTATGAAGTCGCGCGGGGTCTATGAAACTCCTGGCGGGACGATTCTGCATGCGGCTCATCGAGGCCTCGAATCCCTCACGATGGATCGCGAAGTGTTGCACCTGCGTGACAGTCTGATCCCGCGCTACGCGGAACTGGTCTATTACGGCTACTGGTATAGCCCGGAACGCGAGATGATCCAGAGGACGATGGATGAGGCGCAAAAGGACGTGACGGGAACAGTCCGCGTGAAATTGTACAAGGGGAATTGCACGGTTGTCGGGCGCAAATCCAGGAACTCGCTCTATCGTCTCGATATCGCGACATTCGAGGAGGACGAGGTCTATCGGCAGAAAGACGCCGAGGGTTTTATTCGCTTGAACGCCCTACGATTGGCGATTCGGGCCCAGCGACGAAAGGCGTCCTCCTGA